CTGCAGTTCTTTAAAATCTTAAATTCAATGCTCTATAAAAGTACGGGCATTTTGCGGATTTATCGTATTTATGTGTTGGAcagattttaaatataatatttattgatatttgtCGGATATCTATTTTtattgtgtcttaataaaaaatttttatcagGCACAATTAAACATACTTAATTAAATATCATTATATATCAGCgtgtttaattttattcttaatatatatttttaaaataaatttaaaaataatatatattattttgggtgtctaaataatatatattatttattaaaataataaatattttaaatattttatataattaaaaaatattaaaaataattaaaaattaatttatattttaaaattatatatatgtgtgtatctctaaattttataaaattttaaaattattatatctaCATATTTTATATCTTATTGTATCTGATGTTCGTATCAATATTCGTGCATTATAGATAGCACTGCTACTCATGACTTAGATTAGTTCCCTCCTAGTTTTCTTACTGTGGCATTTTCCCATtgtctctttctatatatattgtCATATATATCCACTAATCCAAGTTTTGAAAGAGGAATCTAAAAGAAATTTCCGTATCGACAGGattttaatgttttatatttactgaaaaaaatagataaatgttAAGGGTGTCCTTTGTATGTTTGTATGTTCAGATATAATAAAAGCTATTCTCTTCACATTCtcactaaaaaaattttagtagttTTTGGATAAGTGATTACAAAATACTGAATAAgagatttgataataaaaaaaatttaaaattttattcttattatccTAAAAAATAACTATACATGAATAAGAGATTTgataataatacaaaaattaaaatttattcttattatcctaaaaaataactatacataattatattttaaatccgAAAAAACTCTTATAAAAATAGGTCAAagagataattatttatataccaTCTTTTAAAATATAATCATACTAAGTACATAAAAATTAGCTATTAGAATAGAAtacacaataaaatataaaatatacattaaaaataaattaaattatatatatatttatatataaatatatggtgactgattttaatagTCGATTTGTATAAAATAGTTTCATGATTGCACCCCCATAAActttatacaaatttttataataatattttgttatatttatttCCAAAGTATATATGTATTAATGTATATGATAGCTTGTTGTTACATAGGGTGTAAGTTACCGAATCGAACCAAAAATTACCGCAAAATCAAACTGAAAATTACAACGACcgacttaaaaaccgaaaaaatcgattttttttaattttttctgacAAAACCGATCGATTTGGTTCGGTTTTCGGTTGGTTTGATaaaaaccaaaccgaaccgaataTATGCATACATTTCAATGTTTTAACcattttaatctttaacttaaCAACAAAAATCCTTAACCCCTAACCATTTCAATGTTTTactcttattatttcaatttattgaCTATTTTAAACCTCTAATTATTGTGATTCATATTCTTTTCATTAGGaattaaaaatcgaaaaaactAACCAAACCAAACCGTTATTGGTTCGGTTCGATTCGGTTCGATTGTTATAAAAACAACAAACCAAACAATTGTGTGTCTGTAAAAACCGAACATATCGATTCGGTTAATTTTTGATCCAAAactgaaccaaaccgaaccgataaCACCGCTAttgttacatatatattatataaaatagaaGTGCATGGGGGTAACTAAACTAAAAATGTTGTAACATAATAACCTGAATTATATTATTGTCTATGAGCATGCATGTTTGAAACTGGAGACAAGTTCTATATTACAGGGATCTATTGTTGgcgttttcttttcaattggttGTGTCATGTGTGCACACTGTACAGCACAGCATTGCAAATTTGcaattagtaaataaaataattaaatatagacTACAAGCCTACTATAAATCtataataaaagaattaataattattagtacATATATCAATCATAATATGTACATTATTGATGTTATGTGCCAAAATAGAAACTAAGATGCCATTATTAGAATCTTCCAAATCAATGGATACAAATGCGTACCTATTggttgtgatgatgattattattaaTGTAATAATGTTATATAGTTCTGTATGTTACTCAAACAATGATTCTCGGGTTAATATCATCATTTATTTGTTAATAATTGCTTAACAATCTATCATTCACTTGAATCCATTTTGACGCGTTTTGCagtaagttattattattattattattttttatcaaactttgtttaattatgtaattttactCTAAGAACATATATAGTTGAAATTGTTAAAGAATATTTCttctattagtttaaatttttttaaaaaataatattatgatatatgttcaaaaatttagagtttgattattgataaattctaaaaaaatagtgtaaaacaaataaaaaaaattataaattttttttagaaaaaactcTTATTTAAAAAGACGTGTTAGAGAATATAACATTTTATGTATCTTTTTctatcaacttaaattttttagaaaaatgataTTATAACAAAAATGTCATGTGTATTATTTCTATATTATTTCATATGATCAATATcttctaaaataattaataaaataataaaataaaaaattaatcactcttaaataattaaaatagtaggacatatatattatttttaaaagttataattttaatagtgattaatcttttatttaatcattttattaGCTTTTTCATCTTACAAAATctaaatttctaaaatatttaattgAGCGGGCATATGATTTATACACAAGACATGACATTGCTAATCACATCTTATGTtaaaatcaagtaattaattaattaattattgttgcttCCTCTCTTACACTTCAATGTCAATGACTCAAAAGAAGGGACCATCATACATAAATGGCACCTTCTTTAATTTGCCCCaccttttgaaatttaaataattttcattttcatctctggCCACTTGGCATgtgtgattaaaaaaaaaagtcccTTGGAATAGTCTAAGCtcagtaaagaaaaaaaaaaaaaaaaaaactcacacaatatttgaaattttattaccatcaatatattatataaattcaataatagtAGTGCCAATAATTTAGATGGACCAATATTAGTAAAAAATCATTACAGAATATcaatcaattatatattattgtacTATATATTCtcactaataataataacccATTTGCTAATGAATTATAACTGAAATGACATAGTCTccacatactcaattaagaggttgcgaatTCGAGTCTCttatatttagttaaaaaaaaaaacgtgttACTCCAAAGTGAAATCTAAAGTATATGCAAAACAACCACCAATTCCATGATAATAAACCTCATTAAATGGTAGATGTTAATCATTCCGAATGCAAATAAAGTGCAAAAcaaaatgtttattatttatttattaatatcttTTGTGATTGTGAGACAAAATTGAGAACATTACATCTTTCATCTAATCAAGTTGTCACAATCTGAAAGCTTTGATTGTCTTGGCATAGCTCATAGGAGGAAGAGCACAATTGGATTCATATAAATTTGGGGTCCCTAAATTGGCAATAAGCTCCAATcttattgaattaaaaatttttggaaaatagTTAATGTCCTTCAAGCATGCACCAAATGGGGCATATAACAACAATTGGTGTCTGCTAGAATGTTTCAGTTACGTAAGCCCTAATATAATTCCCTATGATATGAGAGGCAATCCAATCAAGTAATAAACAAACAAGCTTTATTTGCTATAATTCATATAAAGGTCTTTAATTTTTATGACATTTACATGCACATAATTAAGGAAAATAACAAGCTTTACATACTTGTTAGCCTGTTTGGACACCTGATGAAATTAGAATTCAAttccattaaaaaataaatttttaaagaaatggAATTCAATTCGATAGTTTGGAATAACTAACTCATTTAATGAGATAGAATTGAAtttcattatttaaaataacTTGTTGATGAATTACATTATTTTTCTAAGACATTTTTACCCCTCAATAAATATTAAGAAAGTGAAGGGATTATGAAATATTATAATTTGGACAGGAGTATTTTTGATATTACACAGTTTAAGTGAGATTTAGgtgagaattgattttgaaatcaGACCAAAGTAGGTCTGATTTGTAAATGGGAGTAaaatgagaattggaattctcaCCGGAATTCAACTTCATGTTTTTTTTCTATTCCAAAATAAGGAATAGAATTCAATTCATCTATGATTTCAAATCAAATGCATTCCAAACAGACTATAAAAATTCAAGTAAATGAAATAATACATACattccaataaaaaatattacttatacaccaaatcaactactaaattaattattatattatgtataaatatgtgtatagtttaactcatttttaacatACATTTCATATTGATAATTGATTTGGTGTATATTAATACAATTGTATTCCAATATAATAAAACTGTTGGTTTAGAATTTGATTCTTGCCATATATATATAGTGCATAGCTATTTTAATGATCTTAAATTCCTGAAAGGAAATTAACCATTGTTCTTGATGCTAAGCAaccaaataaagaaatcaaacttGTTACCATAGACgattaaaagttaaaaacaaaaataatctttgaaatttaaacaaaagtaatcataattttttttttttttgggtctgtAGAGTAATCATAAATTCATTacgtctttttctctttttgttttttggatgtttaagaaaagaattttttttaatatggatATATGGGCCTATAGCCCAAGAAGCAAAAACTAATACTTTTTAGAAATGGGCCCAACAATAAAGCCCAATTATCGGTTTGGTCTATTGTTCGGCATTGAGGAATGAAGAACAAGCACAAGAAGCGAAAAGAATCAATGATACCTCAAATTCAATTCCTCAGAGACAGAGAGAATGAAGTACGAGGTAATGAAGCTGTGATGTCTTCGTAGAATACTAGAAATTATGTTGTGTGTTCTTAGGAACAGAAATGGAGGTGCTTGTTTTTCCATTACATGTCACCTTTTCAATAATCTCTCTGCAACTGTTTCAGTTCATTCTTCTCCTCCACAATCCATTCTATCTACTAATTCCATTGTTCCCACACGCAAAACACCACcaaccacatcttcttcttcttcttctcttgctGTTTCCATTTGTTCTTTGCTCTGCCACCGTGTCTCTTCCAACAGTGATAACATTGATAATGTTTTGGGTCCCTACAAGGGAGTTTTGAATTCCAAGATTGTCCTTAGGGTGTTGATGAGTTACAAGCAACTGGGTAGGGCCAAGACCTTGAATTTCTTCTCTTGGGCTGGGACCCACATGGGGTTTCAGCTTGATCACTTTGTTGTCGAGTACATGCTTGATTTTTTGTGTAGGAGAAAGCTCTTTGATGACATGAAGTGTTTGTTGATGACTGTCTCACTGCATAATCAAGGTAGTGTTTCTTGCAAGGCTTTGTCTATTTGCATCAGGTTTTTAGGTAGGAATGGAAGGATTAGGGAAGCATTGTCACTGTTTGATGAAATGGGAACTGTTTTTAGGTGTAAGCCTGATAATCTTGTCTACAATAACATGCTTTATGTGCTGTGCAAGAGGCAATCATCTGAGGAGATGGTTGACCTTGCGCTTTCGATTTTTCGCAGGATTGAATCTCCTGACACCTATTCCTGTAGTAACATGCTTGTTGGTTTGTGTAAAGTTGGTAGATTAGAGGCTGCTCTTGAAATTTTCGGCCGAATGGACGAGATTGGTGTGATTCCATCTCGATCTGCAGTGAACATACTCATTGGTGAATTGTGCTCAATGAGTGCTAAAGAAGGTTCTGTTGAGAAGCTTAGGGTGAAAAATACTCGTAGACCTTATACTATATTGGTTCCTAATGTTGGATGTAGTAGTAATACTAATAGTGGTTCAATTCAGCCTGCAATTGCTGTATTTAGGGCAGTTCATAGATCTGGCTTGTGGCCTAGTTCTTTTGTTGTAGTTAAGTTTATCTCCGAGCTTTGTCGCTTAGGTAAGACAGAAGAAGCtgttgaaattttgatgattGCTGAGGAAAAGAAGTTAACTTGCGTGGGAGAGGGATACTCGATTGTCATAAGGGCGTTGTGCGAACAACGCCGAGTGGAGGAAGCTAGTAAATTGTTTGGGAGAATGCTGCAACATGGTTTAAAGCCGAAATTGGTTGTTTACAATTCTATCATATCCATGCTGTGTAAGTTGGGTAATTTGAATGATGCTACAAGGGTCTATGAAATCATGAACAAGAAAAGATGCCTTCCTGATAATTCGACCTATGCAGCTTTAATCCATGCTAATGGTGAGAGGAAGAACTGGAAAGTTGCTTATGACTTGTTAACCGAAATGCTGGGATTTGGATGGATTCCACATTTTCACACTTACAATTTAGTAGACAGTCTTTTGAGAGAACATGATCAGTTGGATCTGTGTTGTaaattggaaagaaaattagAGAACAAAAAGCTGCAGAAGCTGTGTAAGATTGGTCAACTTGATGCAGCTTATGAGAAAGCAAAATCAATGCTTGAACAGGGTATTTGTTTATCACCATCTGCCAGAGATACATTTAAGGATGTGTTTCAGAAGTGTGGAAAGTTAAATGTAGTGCGGCAATTACTGGAGACAATAGAGCCTGATTAGTTTTTGATTGAACAAAATGTACAGTCCTTTGTTGTTGGAACAATTTTTGAAACCTATATTTCTCTTCAAAATTTCACTTACCCTGTGATGTTCACTGAACTGCTAATAAATGCTTAGTTGTTGGAACTTGGATCAGTTTTGATGATTCAGATATGAAGTTGATGTTTCAAAAATGATTGGTAGACAATAAAAACCAATTCAAATTAACCCAAAGTTGTATTATCTTACTTTCCTTAATTACGTCTGAAATAAATGCATAATATTAAATGTAATAAGTATGTAATTTTAGAtgttatatacataaaattatatatattaagttaaataaaataattttatattattatctcTATAGCATTACtgttttcttaatatttttgacaAACTTTTTAAGTAGTCTAACTTCTCCAAAGTCTAACTTCTCCAATGCTACATTC
The sequence above is drawn from the Arachis hypogaea cultivar Tifrunner chromosome 4, arahy.Tifrunner.gnm2.J5K5, whole genome shotgun sequence genome and encodes:
- the LOC112744955 gene encoding small ribosomal subunit protein mL104 (rPPR9)-like, coding for MLCVLRNRNGGACFSITCHLFNNLSATVSVHSSPPQSILSTNSIVPTRKTPPTTSSSSSSLAVSICSLLCHRVSSNSDNIDNVLGPYKGVLNSKIVLRVLMSYKQLGRAKTLNFFSWAGTHMGFQLDHFVVEYMLDFLCRRKLFDDMKCLLMTVSLHNQGSVSCKALSICIRFLGRNGRIREALSLFDEMGTVFRCKPDNLVYNNMLYVLCKRQSSEEMVDLALSIFRRIESPDTYSCSNMLVGLCKVGRLEAALEIFGRMDEIGVIPSRSAVNILIGELCSMSAKEGSVEKLRVKNTRRPYTILVPNVGCSSNTNSGSIQPAIAVFRAVHRSGLWPSSFVVVKFISELCRLGKTEEAVEILMIAEEKKLTCVGEGYSIVIRALCEQRRVEEASKLFGRMLQHGLKPKLVVYNSIISMLCKLGNLNDATRVYEIMNKKRCLPDNSTYAALIHANGERKNWKVAYDLLTEMLGFGWIPHFHTYNLVDSLLREHDQLDLCCKLERKLENKKLQKLCKIGQLDAAYEKAKSMLEQGICLSPSARDTFKDVFQKCGKLNVVRQLLETIEPD